From the Streptomyces sp. NBC_01216 genome, the window TCTCGTCCGCGAGGCCGCCTCGCGCGCTCTCGCCGACGCCGAGCTGACCTGGGCGGACGTGGACTCCGTCGTCATCGGCAAGGCCCCCGACTTCTTCGAGGGCGTGATGATGCCGGAGCTCTACCTCGCCGACGCCCTCGGCGCGGTCGGCAAACCGATGCTCCGCGTCCACACCGCCGGCTCCGTCGGCGGGTCGACCGCGCTGGTCGCCGCCCAACTGGTGGCTGCCCGCGTCCACCGCACCGTCCTCACCCTCGCCTTCGAGAAACAGTCCGAATCCAACGCCATGTGGGGCCTCTCGCTGCCCGTCCCGTTCCAGCAGCCGCTGCTCGCCGGTGCCGGAGGGTTCTTCGCCCCGCACGTCCGGGCCTACATGCGCCGCACCGGCGCCCCCGGCACGGTCGGCTCCCTCGTCGCCTACAAGGACCGCCGCAACGCGCTCAGGAACCCCTACGCCCATCTCCACGAGCACGACATCACGCTGGAGAAGGTCCAGGCGTCCCCGATGCTCTGGGACCCGATCCGCTACTCCGAGACCTGCCCTTCCTCCGACGGGGCGTGCGCCATGGTCCTCACCGACCGGGCGGGCGCCGCGCGCGCGCCGAGCCCGGCCGCCTGGCTGCACGGCGGCGCCATGCGCAGCGAGCCCACCCTCTTCGCGGGCAAGGACTTCGTCTCGCCACAGGCCGGCAAGGACTGCGCGGCCGACGTGTACCGGCAGGCCGGCATCACCGAGCCGCGGCGGCAGATCGACGCCGTGGAGATGTACGTGCCCTTCTCCTGGTACGAACCGATGTGGCTGGAGAACCTCGGGTTCGCCGAGGAGGGCGAGGGCTGGAAGCTCACCGAGGCCGGGGTGACCGCACTCGACGGCGACCTGCCGGTGAACCCTTCGGGCGGTGTGCTCTCCACCAACCCCATCGGCGCCTCCGGCATGCTCCGCTTCGCCGAGGCGGCGCTCCAGGTCAGGGGGCGGGCGGGGGAACACCAGGTGGACGGCGCACGAAAGGCACTCGGGCACGCGTACGGAGGGGGCGCGCAGTTCTTCTCCATGTGGCTCGTGGGCGACCGTCCGCCCGGCGCGTGAGGTCTGTCGGCGCCCGGAACCGCTCGCTACGCTGAGGTCCGGACGACGACCATGCGTGATGCGGGAGGAGCACGGACG encodes:
- a CDS encoding thiolase domain-containing protein, yielding MSKEPVAVVGIGQTKHVAARQDVSIAGLVREAASRALADAELTWADVDSVVIGKAPDFFEGVMMPELYLADALGAVGKPMLRVHTAGSVGGSTALVAAQLVAARVHRTVLTLAFEKQSESNAMWGLSLPVPFQQPLLAGAGGFFAPHVRAYMRRTGAPGTVGSLVAYKDRRNALRNPYAHLHEHDITLEKVQASPMLWDPIRYSETCPSSDGACAMVLTDRAGAARAPSPAAWLHGGAMRSEPTLFAGKDFVSPQAGKDCAADVYRQAGITEPRRQIDAVEMYVPFSWYEPMWLENLGFAEEGEGWKLTEAGVTALDGDLPVNPSGGVLSTNPIGASGMLRFAEAALQVRGRAGEHQVDGARKALGHAYGGGAQFFSMWLVGDRPPGA